One Saccharopolyspora erythraea NRRL 2338 genomic region harbors:
- a CDS encoding TRAFAC clade GTPase domain-containing protein, giving the protein MPTTACPYCYHRFQPANLRFQCTGRAAPGRTRCTRSVDEERLRLTGYAEASWPTFPPPPSRLRLPRRRATCPDCGTDTGIRACPVCRTPLPANFADSRSPLIGMVGGKNSGKTVYTTVLVHELRHRVRRRFDADVSFAGEQAGARTAAWLEHYEHALFDDNELFESTAGSTDGSRVPLVVQWRQPHRSLGREVHSTTTLSFYDAAGEDMTTQEFVNRQAYLGAADGLIVLLDPFQLPGTRDRIAVPEAGMRETEPPLSVLGRLTELLRATGGVGVRRRIPVPVAVVFSKIDAFYGMLGEGHPLLRAPSAGAHYDEAAGRDTDEHLRALLADLGADDIDAHLRAHYKSYRYFAVSSLGAEPDYDHKRIDPGGVRPFRVDEPLLWLLGLFRIVERSG; this is encoded by the coding sequence ATGCCGACCACCGCCTGCCCCTACTGCTACCACCGCTTCCAGCCGGCGAACCTGCGGTTCCAGTGCACGGGGCGGGCCGCGCCCGGCCGCACGCGCTGCACGCGTTCGGTCGACGAGGAGCGGCTGCGGCTGACCGGGTACGCCGAGGCGTCCTGGCCGACGTTCCCGCCGCCGCCGTCGCGGCTGCGGCTGCCGCGGCGCAGGGCCACCTGCCCGGACTGCGGCACCGACACCGGCATCCGCGCGTGCCCGGTCTGCCGCACGCCGCTGCCCGCCAACTTCGCCGACAGCCGCAGCCCGCTGATCGGCATGGTGGGCGGCAAGAACTCCGGCAAGACCGTCTACACCACGGTGCTGGTGCACGAGCTGCGCCACCGCGTGCGCCGCCGCTTCGACGCCGACGTGTCCTTCGCGGGCGAGCAGGCCGGTGCGCGGACCGCCGCGTGGCTGGAGCACTACGAGCACGCGCTGTTCGACGACAACGAGCTGTTCGAGTCCACCGCCGGGTCGACCGACGGCAGTCGCGTGCCGCTGGTGGTGCAGTGGCGCCAGCCCCACCGCTCTTTGGGCCGCGAGGTGCACAGCACCACGACGCTGTCGTTCTACGACGCGGCGGGCGAGGACATGACCACGCAGGAGTTCGTCAACCGCCAGGCCTACCTCGGCGCGGCCGACGGGCTGATCGTGCTGCTCGACCCCTTCCAGCTCCCCGGCACTCGCGACCGCATCGCGGTGCCGGAGGCGGGCATGCGCGAGACCGAGCCGCCGCTGAGCGTGCTCGGCCGCCTCACCGAGCTGCTGCGCGCCACCGGCGGTGTCGGTGTCCGCCGGCGCATCCCGGTGCCCGTCGCGGTCGTGTTCTCCAAGATCGACGCGTTCTACGGGATGCTGGGCGAGGGCCATCCGCTGCTGCGCGCACCGTCGGCCGGGGCGCACTACGACGAGGCGGCCGGGCGCGACACCGACGAGCACCTGCGTGCCCTGCTCGCCGACCTGGGGGCCGACGACATCGACGCCCACCTGCGGGCGCACTACAAGAGCTACCGCTACTTCGCGGTGTCCTCGCTGGGCGCCGAACCCGACTACGACCACAAGCGGATCGATCCGGGCGGGGTGCGCCCGTTCCGGGTGGACGAGCCGCTGCTGTGGCTGCTCGGACTCTTCAGGATCGTCGAACGGAGCGGGTGA
- a CDS encoding Hsp70 family protein, translated as MPDESLKVFGIDLGTTYSAIAYVDETGRPAVCRNTDSLETTPSVVFFENESNVVVGSVAKNSAITYPDQVVSLIKREMGSEAVYDYHGTTYTPESISALILKQLAQDAATHTGGPATRAVITVPAYFGMLERTATKNAGQIAGLDVIGIVPEPVAAALHYEATTDAEDRTILVYDLGGGTFDTTAIRVSSDEIEVLCTDGDDHLGGADWDARLRDYLLQRFTESTGTDAEDDEEFMQSLATTAEETKKQLSRAESRPVALRGAGSSARVEVTRELFEHETRDLLDKTIDIVRRTLETLRDKRPGTTIDDVLLVGGSTKMPAVAERLRAEFGWEPKLHDPDLAVAKGAALYALGRVVHKEKQDAEDAGGTAEQVRERVAEAVGGVAAQTGISVRTLEGLAAKQTRNVLPKAFGVKLVDTSEPDWQSKPKRHYVHHLVHANDALPTEVRNLQAATVEEGQQGVEIELFEQSGVVAGPELAENKALNEGKGLIDGLPPMPVGSPVDIRMTVDAEGLLELNATEPSTGKSLDIKVRVSVRSDEEVAEAAKVVAGITVSS; from the coding sequence CGACAGCCTGGAGACGACGCCGTCGGTGGTGTTCTTCGAGAACGAGTCCAACGTCGTGGTCGGCTCGGTCGCCAAGAACTCCGCGATCACCTACCCCGACCAGGTCGTGTCGCTGATCAAGCGGGAAATGGGGAGCGAGGCGGTCTACGACTACCACGGCACCACCTACACCCCGGAGTCGATCTCGGCGCTGATCCTCAAGCAGCTCGCCCAGGACGCCGCCACCCACACCGGCGGACCCGCCACCCGCGCGGTCATCACCGTCCCGGCCTACTTCGGCATGCTGGAGCGCACCGCCACCAAGAACGCGGGGCAGATCGCCGGGCTGGACGTGATCGGCATCGTGCCGGAGCCGGTCGCCGCTGCGCTGCACTACGAGGCGACGACCGACGCCGAGGACAGGACGATCCTGGTCTACGACCTGGGCGGCGGCACCTTCGACACCACCGCGATCCGGGTGTCCTCCGACGAGATCGAGGTGCTGTGCACCGACGGCGACGACCACCTCGGCGGCGCCGACTGGGACGCCCGGCTGCGCGACTACCTGCTGCAGCGGTTCACCGAGTCGACCGGTACCGACGCCGAGGACGACGAGGAGTTCATGCAGTCGCTGGCCACCACGGCCGAGGAGACCAAGAAGCAGCTCTCCCGCGCCGAGTCCCGGCCGGTCGCGCTGCGCGGCGCGGGCAGCAGCGCGCGCGTGGAGGTCACCCGCGAGCTGTTCGAGCACGAGACCAGGGACCTGCTGGACAAGACGATCGACATCGTCCGGCGCACGCTGGAGACCCTGCGCGACAAGCGGCCGGGCACCACCATCGACGACGTCCTGCTGGTCGGCGGCTCGACCAAGATGCCCGCGGTCGCCGAGCGCCTGCGCGCGGAGTTCGGCTGGGAGCCCAAGCTGCACGACCCGGACCTGGCGGTGGCCAAGGGTGCCGCGCTCTACGCGCTGGGTCGCGTGGTGCACAAGGAGAAGCAGGACGCCGAGGACGCCGGCGGCACCGCCGAGCAGGTGCGGGAACGGGTCGCCGAGGCCGTCGGCGGCGTGGCCGCGCAGACCGGCATCTCGGTGCGGACGCTGGAGGGCCTGGCCGCCAAGCAGACCCGCAACGTGCTGCCGAAGGCGTTCGGGGTCAAGCTCGTCGACACCAGCGAACCCGACTGGCAGAGCAAGCCCAAGCGCCACTACGTCCACCACCTCGTGCACGCCAACGACGCGCTGCCCACCGAGGTGCGCAACCTGCAGGCCGCCACCGTCGAGGAGGGCCAGCAGGGCGTCGAGATCGAGCTGTTCGAGCAGTCCGGCGTGGTCGCCGGGCCGGAGCTGGCCGAGAACAAGGCGCTCAACGAGGGCAAGGGACTCATCGACGGACTGCCGCCGATGCCGGTCGGCTCGCCCGTCGACATCCGCATGACCGTCGACGCCGAGGGGCTGCTCGAGCTCAACGCCACCGAACCGAGCACCGGCAAGTCGCTGGACATCAAGGTCCGGGTCAGCGTGCGCAGCGACGAGGAGGTCGCCGAGGCCGCGAAGGTCGTCGCCGGGATCACGGTCTCGAGCTGA